One Pseudorasbora parva isolate DD20220531a chromosome 4, ASM2467924v1, whole genome shotgun sequence genomic region harbors:
- the LOC137073547 gene encoding interferon-induced protein 44-like isoform X2 produces the protein MEPANKLGQRLQILPDLKSLIIHLKYLFSVVLFAEFIRGKKAQKSQMGKSGSKPETSSGELDNPWRTFNWREKKELKKRLENFHLSNPEVSHVRILVAGQIGAGKSSFINSVCSAFQGEIVCEALADTSQSASSHSFTERMKVYRIRSGDADLPFEMCDVKGLEPEKISMALPEDIVNIIYGHVRDGYKFSKDKTLPKEDDHYNETPSLSDQAFCLVYVLAGDTLHLHADDNILFEKLRFIRQSISDNGIPQVIVMTKVDEACPLVKNDLKKVYLSKKIKEKMELCSLKLGVPMSNIFPVKNYSEEIDTDDNVDVLILKAFDQIVRFADGRLRRGASTKNS, from the exons ATGGagccagcaaacaaactgggtcagagattGCAGATTCTACCCGACCTTAAAAGCCTCATAATTCATCTAAAATATCTA tttAGTGTGGTATTATTTGCTGAATTTATAAGGGGAAAAAAGGCACAAAAATCACAAATGGGAAAGTCAGGATCAAAACCCGAGACATCCTCAGGAG AACTGGATAATCCATGGAGGACATTTAACTGGAG AGAGAAGAAAGAGCTGAAAAAACGTCTAGAAAATTTTCATCTGAGTAATCCAGAGGTTTCACATGTCAGGATCCTGGTTGCTGGACAAATTGGAGCAGGGAAATCCAGCTTTATTAATTCTGTATGTAGTGCCTTTCAAGGAGAAATTGTTTGTGAAGCACTAGCTGATACTTCGCAATCAGCCTCCAGTCATAGCTTCACGGAAAGA ATGAAAGTGTACCGCATCAGAAGCGGTGATGCAGATTTGCCTTTTGAAATGTGTGATGTAAAGGGCTTAGAACCTGAAAAAATATCTATGGCTCTACCAGAAgacattgttaacattatatATGGCCATGTGAGGGACGGATATAAA TTCAGCAAAGATAAGACACTCCCTAAAGAAGATGATCATTACAATGAAACCCCTTCACTATCGGATCAAGCTTTCTGCCTGGTTTACGTCCTTGCTGGAGATACATTACATCTCCATGCAGATGATAATATACTTTTTGAGAAGTTGAGGTTCATCCGCCAGAGCATCAGTGATAATG GGATTCCTCAAGTGATTGTCATGACCAAAGTGGATGAAGCATGTCCGCTGGTCAAAAATGACCTGAAGAaggtctacttaagtaaaaagatCAAAGAGAAG ATGGAGCTGTGCAGTCTTAAACTGGGTGTGCCAATGAGCAATATCTTTCCGGTGAAGAACTACAGTGAAGAGATTGACACAGATGATAATGTTGATGTTTTGATTCTCAAGGCATTTGATCAGATTGTGCGTTTTGCTGATGGAAGACTTAGGAGGGGAGCTTCCACAAAAAATTCATAG
- the LOC137073547 gene encoding interferon-induced protein 44-like isoform X4 yields the protein MKKHGRKLVRAALGADELDNPWRTFNWREKKELKKRLENFHLSNPEVSHVRILVAGQIGAGKSSFINSVCSAFQGEIVCEALADTSQSASSHSFTERMKVYRIRSGDADLPFEMCDVKGLEPEKISMALPEDIVNIIYGHVRDGYKFSKDKTLPKEDDHYNETPSLSDQAFCLVYVLAGDTLHLHADDNILFEKLRFIRQSISDNGIPQVIVMTKVDEACPLVKNDLKKVYLSKKIKEKMELCSLKLGVPMSNIFPVKNYSEEIDTDDNVDVLILKAFDQIVRFADGRLRRGASTKNS from the exons AACTGGATAATCCATGGAGGACATTTAACTGGAG AGAGAAGAAAGAGCTGAAAAAACGTCTAGAAAATTTTCATCTGAGTAATCCAGAGGTTTCACATGTCAGGATCCTGGTTGCTGGACAAATTGGAGCAGGGAAATCCAGCTTTATTAATTCTGTATGTAGTGCCTTTCAAGGAGAAATTGTTTGTGAAGCACTAGCTGATACTTCGCAATCAGCCTCCAGTCATAGCTTCACGGAAAGA ATGAAAGTGTACCGCATCAGAAGCGGTGATGCAGATTTGCCTTTTGAAATGTGTGATGTAAAGGGCTTAGAACCTGAAAAAATATCTATGGCTCTACCAGAAgacattgttaacattatatATGGCCATGTGAGGGACGGATATAAA TTCAGCAAAGATAAGACACTCCCTAAAGAAGATGATCATTACAATGAAACCCCTTCACTATCGGATCAAGCTTTCTGCCTGGTTTACGTCCTTGCTGGAGATACATTACATCTCCATGCAGATGATAATATACTTTTTGAGAAGTTGAGGTTCATCCGCCAGAGCATCAGTGATAATG GGATTCCTCAAGTGATTGTCATGACCAAAGTGGATGAAGCATGTCCGCTGGTCAAAAATGACCTGAAGAaggtctacttaagtaaaaagatCAAAGAGAAG ATGGAGCTGTGCAGTCTTAAACTGGGTGTGCCAATGAGCAATATCTTTCCGGTGAAGAACTACAGTGAAGAGATTGACACAGATGATAATGTTGATGTTTTGATTCTCAAGGCATTTGATCAGATTGTGCGTTTTGCTGATGGAAGACTTAGGAGGGGAGCTTCCACAAAAAATTCATAG
- the LOC137073547 gene encoding interferon-induced protein 44-like isoform X3 — protein MFSVVLFAEFIRGKKAQKSQMGKSGSKPETSSGELDNPWRTFNWREKKELKKRLENFHLSNPEVSHVRILVAGQIGAGKSSFINSVCSAFQGEIVCEALADTSQSASSHSFTERMKVYRIRSGDADLPFEMCDVKGLEPEKISMALPEDIVNIIYGHVRDGYKFSKDKTLPKEDDHYNETPSLSDQAFCLVYVLAGDTLHLHADDNILFEKLRFIRQSISDNGIPQVIVMTKVDEACPLVKNDLKKVYLSKKIKEKMELCSLKLGVPMSNIFPVKNYSEEIDTDDNVDVLILKAFDQIVRFADGRLRRGASTKNS, from the exons tttAGTGTGGTATTATTTGCTGAATTTATAAGGGGAAAAAAGGCACAAAAATCACAAATGGGAAAGTCAGGATCAAAACCCGAGACATCCTCAGGAG AACTGGATAATCCATGGAGGACATTTAACTGGAG AGAGAAGAAAGAGCTGAAAAAACGTCTAGAAAATTTTCATCTGAGTAATCCAGAGGTTTCACATGTCAGGATCCTGGTTGCTGGACAAATTGGAGCAGGGAAATCCAGCTTTATTAATTCTGTATGTAGTGCCTTTCAAGGAGAAATTGTTTGTGAAGCACTAGCTGATACTTCGCAATCAGCCTCCAGTCATAGCTTCACGGAAAGA ATGAAAGTGTACCGCATCAGAAGCGGTGATGCAGATTTGCCTTTTGAAATGTGTGATGTAAAGGGCTTAGAACCTGAAAAAATATCTATGGCTCTACCAGAAgacattgttaacattatatATGGCCATGTGAGGGACGGATATAAA TTCAGCAAAGATAAGACACTCCCTAAAGAAGATGATCATTACAATGAAACCCCTTCACTATCGGATCAAGCTTTCTGCCTGGTTTACGTCCTTGCTGGAGATACATTACATCTCCATGCAGATGATAATATACTTTTTGAGAAGTTGAGGTTCATCCGCCAGAGCATCAGTGATAATG GGATTCCTCAAGTGATTGTCATGACCAAAGTGGATGAAGCATGTCCGCTGGTCAAAAATGACCTGAAGAaggtctacttaagtaaaaagatCAAAGAGAAG ATGGAGCTGTGCAGTCTTAAACTGGGTGTGCCAATGAGCAATATCTTTCCGGTGAAGAACTACAGTGAAGAGATTGACACAGATGATAATGTTGATGTTTTGATTCTCAAGGCATTTGATCAGATTGTGCGTTTTGCTGATGGAAGACTTAGGAGGGGAGCTTCCACAAAAAATTCATAG
- the LOC137073547 gene encoding interferon-induced protein 44-like isoform X5: protein MGKSGSKPETSSGELDNPWRTFNWREKKELKKRLENFHLSNPEVSHVRILVAGQIGAGKSSFINSVCSAFQGEIVCEALADTSQSASSHSFTERMKVYRIRSGDADLPFEMCDVKGLEPEKISMALPEDIVNIIYGHVRDGYKFSKDKTLPKEDDHYNETPSLSDQAFCLVYVLAGDTLHLHADDNILFEKLRFIRQSISDNGIPQVIVMTKVDEACPLVKNDLKKVYLSKKIKEKMELCSLKLGVPMSNIFPVKNYSEEIDTDDNVDVLILKAFDQIVRFADGRLRRGASTKNS, encoded by the exons ATGGGAAAGTCAGGATCAAAACCCGAGACATCCTCAGGAG AACTGGATAATCCATGGAGGACATTTAACTGGAG AGAGAAGAAAGAGCTGAAAAAACGTCTAGAAAATTTTCATCTGAGTAATCCAGAGGTTTCACATGTCAGGATCCTGGTTGCTGGACAAATTGGAGCAGGGAAATCCAGCTTTATTAATTCTGTATGTAGTGCCTTTCAAGGAGAAATTGTTTGTGAAGCACTAGCTGATACTTCGCAATCAGCCTCCAGTCATAGCTTCACGGAAAGA ATGAAAGTGTACCGCATCAGAAGCGGTGATGCAGATTTGCCTTTTGAAATGTGTGATGTAAAGGGCTTAGAACCTGAAAAAATATCTATGGCTCTACCAGAAgacattgttaacattatatATGGCCATGTGAGGGACGGATATAAA TTCAGCAAAGATAAGACACTCCCTAAAGAAGATGATCATTACAATGAAACCCCTTCACTATCGGATCAAGCTTTCTGCCTGGTTTACGTCCTTGCTGGAGATACATTACATCTCCATGCAGATGATAATATACTTTTTGAGAAGTTGAGGTTCATCCGCCAGAGCATCAGTGATAATG GGATTCCTCAAGTGATTGTCATGACCAAAGTGGATGAAGCATGTCCGCTGGTCAAAAATGACCTGAAGAaggtctacttaagtaaaaagatCAAAGAGAAG ATGGAGCTGTGCAGTCTTAAACTGGGTGTGCCAATGAGCAATATCTTTCCGGTGAAGAACTACAGTGAAGAGATTGACACAGATGATAATGTTGATGTTTTGATTCTCAAGGCATTTGATCAGATTGTGCGTTTTGCTGATGGAAGACTTAGGAGGGGAGCTTCCACAAAAAATTCATAG
- the LOC137073547 gene encoding interferon-induced protein 44-like isoform X1, producing the protein MVASWWKTRNEAMEPANKLGQRLQILPDLKSLIIHLKYLFSVVLFAEFIRGKKAQKSQMGKSGSKPETSSGELDNPWRTFNWREKKELKKRLENFHLSNPEVSHVRILVAGQIGAGKSSFINSVCSAFQGEIVCEALADTSQSASSHSFTERMKVYRIRSGDADLPFEMCDVKGLEPEKISMALPEDIVNIIYGHVRDGYKFSKDKTLPKEDDHYNETPSLSDQAFCLVYVLAGDTLHLHADDNILFEKLRFIRQSISDNGIPQVIVMTKVDEACPLVKNDLKKVYLSKKIKEKMELCSLKLGVPMSNIFPVKNYSEEIDTDDNVDVLILKAFDQIVRFADGRLRRGASTKNS; encoded by the exons GTTGCCAGTTGGTGGAAAACACGTAACGAAGCCATGGagccagcaaacaaactgggtcagagattGCAGATTCTACCCGACCTTAAAAGCCTCATAATTCATCTAAAATATCTA tttAGTGTGGTATTATTTGCTGAATTTATAAGGGGAAAAAAGGCACAAAAATCACAAATGGGAAAGTCAGGATCAAAACCCGAGACATCCTCAGGAG AACTGGATAATCCATGGAGGACATTTAACTGGAG AGAGAAGAAAGAGCTGAAAAAACGTCTAGAAAATTTTCATCTGAGTAATCCAGAGGTTTCACATGTCAGGATCCTGGTTGCTGGACAAATTGGAGCAGGGAAATCCAGCTTTATTAATTCTGTATGTAGTGCCTTTCAAGGAGAAATTGTTTGTGAAGCACTAGCTGATACTTCGCAATCAGCCTCCAGTCATAGCTTCACGGAAAGA ATGAAAGTGTACCGCATCAGAAGCGGTGATGCAGATTTGCCTTTTGAAATGTGTGATGTAAAGGGCTTAGAACCTGAAAAAATATCTATGGCTCTACCAGAAgacattgttaacattatatATGGCCATGTGAGGGACGGATATAAA TTCAGCAAAGATAAGACACTCCCTAAAGAAGATGATCATTACAATGAAACCCCTTCACTATCGGATCAAGCTTTCTGCCTGGTTTACGTCCTTGCTGGAGATACATTACATCTCCATGCAGATGATAATATACTTTTTGAGAAGTTGAGGTTCATCCGCCAGAGCATCAGTGATAATG GGATTCCTCAAGTGATTGTCATGACCAAAGTGGATGAAGCATGTCCGCTGGTCAAAAATGACCTGAAGAaggtctacttaagtaaaaagatCAAAGAGAAG ATGGAGCTGTGCAGTCTTAAACTGGGTGTGCCAATGAGCAATATCTTTCCGGTGAAGAACTACAGTGAAGAGATTGACACAGATGATAATGTTGATGTTTTGATTCTCAAGGCATTTGATCAGATTGTGCGTTTTGCTGATGGAAGACTTAGGAGGGGAGCTTCCACAAAAAATTCATAG